Proteins from a single region of Rhea pennata isolate bPtePen1 chromosome 4, bPtePen1.pri, whole genome shotgun sequence:
- the PTCD3 gene encoding small ribosomal subunit protein mS39 translates to MAARRLGGSSWQQMRLLSGRWCLRAGSAGKREQNRYSSSTTALEKTVENSEVTREEIVIPRRKTWDKLAVLQALASTVNRDPTAAHYMFQDDPFLIPRNTANSRLFSLSKESGRRAAKYIIKEFPQYFDKTAAEPNIPCLMPENLTPQIEGVSEEALKERIHLRRVKASVDLFDQLLQAGSPVSLETTNSLLDLLCFCGDGECAQEEQQEQKGDLEEPEENTSEQRSPRRQFQKSLNSSGFRWRENNNAERIFKIMPEKNAHSYCTMIRGMVKHGAPAKAYDMYTDLLNDRHKADVHTFNALIRAVPYLKEKFAERWELVKDFLNHMVQQEVQPNVLTFNAVLKTLRRCGGIGRSASLSVIKEMNALDIEPSLATYEHLLYIFYRAVELRPSTIITEVLEEVEKRSFTPQDPDDANFFATAMQVCYDLKDIKLAYRLNKIMEKGDNWKFLDMDRLNAYWSKFFSLLCMMEQIDVVLKWYKEMTPSIFYPSSRNMFDLLQALDAANHLEMIPSVWEDIKQLGFNRKQDLLEELLSLMSREQHPEETQLAFAKCAEDIKAALEQSGRDQALLEWTGSALGHVVMLFSRAGRTQDAWNMMEHFQQINRIPTDQVMDEFLNCAKQTNCPDEAIKLVKLAASFGLPSALKLKSRTEEEFELSEMQKKALESIQSDSDSSDSDSDSDRD, encoded by the exons TTACTCGAGAAGAAATTGTTATTCCACGAAGGAAGACCTG GGATAAGCTAGCGGTTCTTCAAGCATTGGCTTCTACTGTGAACAGG gatcCTACTGCTGCTCATTATATGTTCCAGGATGATCCTTTCCTTATTCCCAGAAATACAGCCAATTCt CGTCTATTTTCATTATCAAAGGAATCTGGGAGAAGAGCTGCCAAATACATTATAAAGGAGTTTCCTCAGTATTTTGACAAGACTGCTGCAGAGCCTAACATACCA TGTTTGATGCCTGAGAATCTTACGCCTCAAATTGAAGGAGTGAGTGAGGAAGCTCTGAAAGAGCGCATCCACCTCAGAAGAGTGAAAGCTTCTGTGGACCTCTTCGATCAGCTCCTACAAGCAG GTAGCCCTGTATCTTTGGAGACCACAAACAGCCTTCTAGATTTGTTATGCTTCTGTGGAGATGGAGAATGTGCTCAGGaagaacagcaagaacaaaaagGAGATTTGGAAGAACCAGAG GAGAATACTTCAGAGCAGAGAAGTCCCAGGAGGCAGTTCCAAAAATCTTTGAATTCATCTGGCTTTAGATGGAG GGAGAACAACAATGCTGAAAGGATATTTAAGATAATGCCAGAAAAGAATGCACACTCCTACTGCACAATGATCCGTGGGATGGTGAAG catggGGCTCCTGCGAAAGCATATGACATGTACACAGACTTGCTGAATGACAGGCATAAGG CTGATGTGCATACTTTCAATGCACTGATTAGGGCAGTCCCATATCTGAAGGAGAAGTTCGCAGAAAGATGGGAATTAGTCAAG gACTTCCTGAATCACATGGTTCAACAGGAAGTGCAACCAAATGTACTAACTTTTAATGCTGTACTGAAGACTCTGAGAAGATGTGGTGGCATCGGCAGAAGTGCGTCTTTATCGGTAATAAAGGAAATGAATGCACTTGATATAG agCCTAGCCTTGCAACGTATGAGCATCttctctatatattttatagaGCTG TTGAGCTTCGCCCATCAACCATCATTACTGAGGTACTAGAAGAAGTTGAAAAGAGGAGTTTCACTCCCCAGGACCCAGATGACG CCAACTTTTTTGCCACTGCTATGCAAGTG TGCTACGATCTTAAGGATATCAAGCTCGCCTATAGGTTAAATAAGATAATGGAGAAGGGAGACAACTGGAAATTCTTAGACATGGATCGACTAAATGCCTATTG GTCaaaatttttttcactgctgtgtATGATGGAACAAATCGATGTAGTCTTGAAATGGTACAAAGAAATGACCCCTTCG ATCTTCTATCCAAGTTCTAGAAATATGTTTGACCTCCTTCAAGCACTGGATGCAGCCAACCACTTGGAAATGATCCCTTCAGTGTGGGAAG ATATCAAACAGTTGGGATTTAATAGGAAACAAGATCTGCTGGAGGAGCTTTTGTCTTTGATGAGCAGGGAGCAGCACCCTGAAGAG ACTCAGCTGGCATTTGCCAAATGTGCTGAAGATATTAAAGCTGCCCTTGAGCAATCTGGAAGGGACCAGGCCCTGTTAGAGTGGACAGGCAGTGCCCTGGGCCATGTCGTCATGTTGTTCTCCAGGGCGGGGAGAACCCAGGATGCTTG GAACATGATGGAGCATTTCCAGCAGATCAATAGGATCCCCAC tgACCAAGTGATGGATGAGTTCTTGAACTGTGCCAAACAAACCAACTGCCCAGATGAGGCAATTAAGCTGGTAAAGCTGGCCGCCTCCTTTGGTCTTCCTTCAGCTCTGAAGcttaaaagcagaacagaggAGGAATTTGAActctctgaaatgcagaa GAAGGCACTGGAGAGTATCCAGTCAGACAGCGACAGCAGTGATAGCGACAGCGATAGTGACCGTGATTAG